The following are encoded together in the Xanthomonas vesicatoria ATCC 35937 genome:
- a CDS encoding glycosyltransferase codes for MRIDLIAPPYSGHLHPILAIARQLAARHDVHVISTPAAQARIAACGLHAASVLDVQADRILMQIANPPHAVGHHPLRLRRQLHDALGLMARVGTALQARWSERRPDLVIVDFTLPSAGLTAQGMGIAWWTSMPSPCVIETPDGPPAYFGGLLPATTLRQRAWHALARRLTRGFKRTLHACYRRQMHACGLPALYRSDRSEAVYSPQCILALGLPSFEFAQRWPAAVRFVGPQLCTPPSTVAPPDFVPGHRHVLVTLGTHLQWVKQRMNGVLRALAPQFPEVIFHFSDGDTTAPHQPGQGNYRRLPYLDYAQHLHRYALVVHHGGAGILYACLAAGLPSIVYPLDYDQFDHAARLHAAGAATWLRELSALPDVLGEALRAPGPSSDVLRLQAELQQIAVQARVVGLVEAFAQTGTVPSTDALAAQM; via the coding sequence ATGCGGATTGACCTGATCGCCCCACCGTACAGCGGCCATCTGCATCCGATCCTGGCCATTGCGCGTCAGCTCGCGGCCCGGCATGACGTCCATGTCATCAGCACCCCGGCGGCGCAGGCGCGTATCGCTGCCTGCGGGTTGCACGCGGCGAGCGTGCTGGACGTGCAGGCCGATCGCATCTTGATGCAGATCGCCAACCCACCGCACGCCGTAGGTCATCACCCGTTGCGTCTACGTCGACAGCTGCATGACGCGCTTGGCCTGATGGCACGCGTGGGCACCGCATTGCAGGCGCGCTGGAGCGAACGACGGCCGGATCTGGTGATCGTGGATTTCACCCTGCCCAGCGCCGGCCTGACGGCGCAGGGCATGGGGATTGCGTGGTGGACCAGCATGCCGTCGCCCTGCGTGATCGAAACCCCGGACGGCCCGCCTGCCTACTTCGGTGGGTTGTTGCCTGCAACCACCCTGCGCCAGCGTGCCTGGCATGCGCTGGCGCGCCGGCTCACACGCGGATTCAAGCGCACCTTGCATGCCTGCTATCGGCGCCAGATGCACGCCTGCGGCTTGCCGGCGCTATACCGCAGCGATCGCAGCGAGGCGGTGTATTCGCCGCAGTGCATCCTGGCCTTGGGACTGCCGTCGTTTGAATTCGCGCAGCGCTGGCCGGCGGCGGTGCGCTTCGTCGGGCCGCAGTTGTGTACGCCGCCGTCCACGGTGGCGCCACCCGACTTCGTGCCCGGCCATCGGCATGTGCTGGTCACGCTGGGCACGCATCTGCAGTGGGTCAAGCAGCGCATGAATGGCGTGCTGCGCGCGCTGGCGCCGCAATTTCCCGAGGTGATCTTTCATTTCAGCGATGGCGATACGACCGCGCCACATCAGCCAGGGCAGGGCAATTATCGGCGTCTGCCGTATTTGGATTACGCGCAGCACCTGCATCGCTACGCCCTGGTCGTGCATCACGGCGGTGCCGGCATTCTGTATGCCTGCCTGGCCGCAGGATTGCCGTCGATCGTGTATCCGCTGGATTACGACCAGTTCGACCATGCGGCACGGCTGCACGCCGCAGGTGCCGCAACCTGGCTGCGTGAGCTGAGTGCGTTGCCCGACGTGCTGGGCGAGGCGCTGAGGGCGCCGGGACCATCGTCGGATGTACTGCGTCTGCAGGCAGAGTTGCAGCAGATCGCTGTGCAGGCGCGCGTCGTGGGGCTGGTGGAGGCCTTCGCGCAGACCGGGACCGTGCCGAGCACCGACGCCCTGGCAGCCCAGATGTGA
- a CDS encoding DUF3658 domain-containing protein, whose translation MTGTGPSDVELSAIDAFITAAVDTQWQKVALLIARALTDEQLNLADVQDATDHIAQRIACLVRSGRLEAAGDVSDWRHSEVRLAAHSPHAR comes from the coding sequence ATGACAGGCACTGGCCCATCCGACGTTGAACTGAGCGCAATCGACGCATTCATCACTGCCGCTGTCGACACGCAGTGGCAAAAAGTCGCGCTGCTGATTGCGCGAGCGCTCACTGACGAGCAGTTGAATCTGGCCGACGTGCAGGACGCGACCGACCACATCGCGCAGCGCATTGCCTGCCTTGTTCGGAGCGGTCGGCTGGAGGCTGCGGGCGATGTGTCCGACTGGCGACATAGTGAGGTGCGTCTTGCTGCGCATTCGCCGCACGCACGCTGA
- the dxs gene encoding 1-deoxy-D-xylulose-5-phosphate synthase — MIDSTRYPRLSRIQTPDDLRSFDEAELAAIADELRAYLIESVGKSGGHFAAGLGVIELTVALHYLYQTPVDQLVWDVGHQTYPHKILTGRRDQIHTVKQKDGVAPFPKREESVYDTFGVGHSSTSISAALGMAIAAQRNGDDRKVVAVIGDGAMTAGMVYEALNHAGGMDPEPNLLVILNDNRMSISEAVGGLTKMLGRASGSRTLNAIREGGKKILGDKKNNPTARFVRRWEEHWKGMFVPSTLFEEMGFHYTGPIDGHDLPGLVGALKTLKTLKGPQLLHVITTKGKGYELAEGDQIGYHAVGPFDPSKGLVAKTGARKPTYTDVFSDWVCDMAAAEPKLLVITPAMREGSGLVRFSKEYPQRYFDVAIAEQHAVTLAAGMATQGAKPVVAIYSTFLQRGYDQLVHDVAVQKLDVLFAIDRGGVVGPDGATHAGNLDLSFLRCVPHMVVMAPADEAECRQMLSTGVRYEGPAAVRYPRGTGPGVALDAALTTLPIGKAQLRHSGTRLALLGFGVTVEAAEAVGRELGLTVVNMRFVKPLDKAMLLDLAKTHDGFVTIEDNVVAGGAGSGVAELLNAEAITMPMLHLGLPDSFQHHASREDLLAEAGIDQAGIRAAVLKRWPQLMAGTTAPRNAAAG; from the coding sequence ATGATCGACTCCACCCGCTACCCGCGCCTGTCCCGCATCCAGACTCCCGACGACCTGCGCAGCTTCGACGAAGCCGAGCTTGCGGCGATCGCCGATGAGCTGCGTGCCTATCTCATCGAATCGGTCGGCAAGAGCGGCGGGCACTTCGCGGCCGGCCTGGGCGTGATCGAACTCACCGTCGCCCTGCACTATCTGTATCAGACTCCGGTCGATCAGCTGGTATGGGACGTTGGCCATCAGACCTACCCGCACAAGATCCTGACCGGGCGGCGCGACCAGATCCACACCGTCAAGCAGAAGGACGGCGTTGCGCCGTTTCCCAAGCGCGAAGAGAGCGTCTACGACACCTTCGGCGTGGGCCATTCGTCCACCTCGATCTCTGCAGCGCTCGGCATGGCGATTGCCGCGCAGCGCAATGGCGACGACCGCAAGGTCGTGGCTGTGATTGGCGATGGCGCGATGACGGCCGGCATGGTCTACGAGGCGCTCAACCACGCCGGTGGCATGGACCCGGAACCGAACCTGCTGGTGATCCTCAACGACAACCGCATGTCGATCTCCGAAGCGGTGGGCGGGCTGACCAAGATGCTGGGTCGCGCCAGCGGCAGCCGCACGCTCAACGCCATCCGCGAAGGCGGCAAGAAGATCCTCGGCGACAAGAAAAACAACCCCACGGCCCGCTTCGTACGGCGCTGGGAAGAACACTGGAAAGGCATGTTCGTGCCCTCCACGCTGTTCGAGGAAATGGGTTTCCATTACACCGGCCCCATCGATGGCCACGACCTGCCCGGCCTGGTCGGCGCGCTCAAGACGCTGAAGACCCTCAAGGGTCCGCAGCTGCTGCACGTGATCACCACCAAGGGCAAGGGCTACGAGCTGGCCGAAGGCGACCAGATCGGCTATCACGCGGTCGGCCCGTTTGACCCCAGCAAGGGGCTGGTGGCCAAGACCGGCGCCAGGAAGCCGACCTATACCGACGTCTTCAGCGACTGGGTCTGCGACATGGCTGCCGCCGAGCCCAAGTTGCTGGTGATCACCCCGGCGATGCGCGAAGGCTCGGGGCTGGTGCGTTTCAGCAAGGAATACCCGCAGCGCTACTTCGATGTAGCCATTGCCGAGCAGCATGCGGTGACGCTGGCCGCCGGCATGGCGACCCAGGGTGCCAAGCCGGTGGTGGCGATCTATTCCACCTTCCTGCAACGCGGTTACGACCAGCTGGTGCATGACGTGGCGGTGCAGAAACTGGACGTGCTGTTCGCGATCGACCGCGGCGGCGTGGTCGGCCCCGATGGCGCCACCCATGCCGGAAATCTCGATCTGAGCTTCCTGCGCTGCGTACCGCACATGGTGGTGATGGCGCCGGCGGACGAAGCCGAATGCCGCCAGATGTTGAGCACCGGCGTGCGTTACGAAGGCCCGGCGGCAGTGCGCTACCCGCGCGGCACCGGCCCCGGCGTGGCGCTCGACGCAGCGCTGACCACCCTGCCGATCGGCAAGGCGCAGCTGCGACACAGCGGTACCCGCCTGGCGTTGCTGGGCTTTGGCGTTACCGTGGAAGCAGCAGAAGCGGTCGGCCGCGAGCTGGGGCTGACTGTGGTCAACATGCGCTTTGTCAAACCGCTCGACAAGGCGATGCTGCTGGACCTGGCCAAGACCCACGACGGCTTCGTGACCATCGAAGACAATGTCGTCGCTGGCGGCGCCGGCTCGGGCGTGGCCGAATTGCTCAATGCCGAAGCCATCACCATGCCCATGCTGCACCTGGGCCTGCCGGACAGCTTCCAGCACCACGCCAGCCGCGAAGATCTGCTGGCCGAAGCCGGCATCGACCAGGCCGGCATCCGTGCCGCCGTGCTCAAGCGTTGGCCGCAGCTGATGGCCGGCACCACCGCACCGCGTAACGCCGCTGCGGGTTAA
- a CDS encoding HNH endonuclease — translation METDTHVRDVIVPGGISAPVAGGAVAAIQQLPTLRLLSLDAHGRVLDWINWQDAACLYARGAVSWTLGEPCMQIHGGISRLTGERSTLELHPIIAARGHARSRALDPTPTLSNTALFARDAQLCMYCGQHFSRPHLTRDHVMPVSKGGRDSWENVVTACFQCNSRKANRTPQQAHMPLLAVPYRPSWIEHLILSNRNILSDQMAFLRAQLPKRSKLSL, via the coding sequence ATGGAGACAGACACGCACGTTCGTGATGTGATCGTCCCCGGAGGCATCTCTGCCCCGGTCGCGGGCGGCGCTGTCGCCGCAATCCAGCAACTTCCCACCTTGCGCCTGCTTTCCCTCGATGCGCACGGCCGCGTACTGGACTGGATCAACTGGCAAGATGCGGCCTGCCTGTATGCGCGCGGCGCGGTGTCCTGGACGCTGGGCGAGCCCTGCATGCAGATCCACGGCGGCATTTCGCGGCTCACCGGTGAGCGCAGCACGCTGGAGCTGCACCCCATCATCGCCGCGCGTGGCCACGCCCGTTCGCGTGCGCTGGACCCCACCCCGACCTTGAGCAACACCGCATTGTTCGCACGCGATGCGCAGCTTTGCATGTATTGCGGCCAGCACTTCAGCCGCCCGCACCTGACCCGCGATCACGTCATGCCGGTGTCCAAGGGCGGGCGCGACAGCTGGGAGAACGTGGTCACCGCCTGCTTCCAGTGCAACTCGCGCAAGGCCAACCGCACGCCGCAGCAGGCGCACATGCCACTGCTGGCGGTACCGTACCGGCCGAGCTGGATCGAGCATCTGATCCTGTCTAACCGCAACATCCTGTCCGATCAGATGGCCTTCCTGCGCGCGCAACTGCCCAAGCGTTCGAAGCTGTCGTTGTAA
- a CDS encoding LEA type 2 family protein: protein MRAYRLLIVSLACGLLLSACGGAVRRVSEPAASIQQLTVRADGSWSVDLRLQNYSSIPMQFERVALDISAGEQVAGKLDQTVGISIGPETADVVTLTLRPTSLGRITVADVLAGGRSLPYTLKGTVWATPQDKKQREFAVESRNTLSPAPGLNGVLR from the coding sequence ATGCGTGCCTATCGCCTTCTGATCGTGTCGCTGGCCTGCGGCCTGCTGTTGAGCGCCTGCGGTGGCGCAGTCCGCCGCGTATCCGAGCCTGCCGCCAGCATCCAGCAGCTCACCGTGCGTGCCGACGGCTCCTGGTCGGTGGACCTGCGCCTGCAGAACTACAGCAGCATCCCGATGCAGTTCGAGCGTGTGGCGCTGGACATTTCTGCCGGCGAACAGGTCGCCGGCAAGCTCGACCAGACGGTGGGAATATCGATCGGGCCGGAGACTGCAGACGTGGTGACCCTCACCCTGCGGCCCACCTCGCTAGGCCGCATCACCGTGGCCGATGTGCTGGCCGGCGGCCGCTCGCTGCCCTACACCCTCAAGGGCACGGTATGGGCCACCCCGCAGGACAAGAAACAACGCGAGTTCGCGGTGGAATCGCGCAACACGCTCAGCCCGGCCCCCGGCCTCAATGGCGTGCTGCGTTGA
- a CDS encoding oxidative damage protection protein, which produces MSRTVFCQYQQCDTDGLDFVPYPGELGQRIFAQIGKTAWQAWLAHQTMLINENRLSPRDPKHRAFLEAELQKFLFERNADKPEGYVAPLGEE; this is translated from the coding sequence ATGTCCCGCACCGTGTTCTGCCAATACCAGCAATGCGACACCGACGGCCTGGATTTTGTGCCGTATCCCGGCGAACTCGGCCAGCGCATCTTCGCGCAGATCGGCAAGACCGCGTGGCAGGCATGGCTGGCGCACCAGACCATGCTGATCAACGAAAACCGGCTATCGCCGCGCGACCCCAAGCATCGCGCCTTTCTCGAAGCCGAACTGCAGAAGTTCCTGTTCGAGCGCAATGCCGATAAGCCCGAAGGCTATGTGGCGCCGCTTGGTGAAGAGTAG
- a CDS encoding class I SAM-dependent methyltransferase, with protein MTGYETQIHELTFGQQTYVIRALADKQQFADPDDAAADAGISSAQWSLFGQVWPAGQLLAQAMATRPVEGKRILELGCGLGLASLVLRKRGADVVASDHHPLAEVFLAYNAALNSLDSVPYRRLDWDAGASNMGQFDMIIASDVLYETRHATMLAKLIPGLAKPSCEIVISDPGRGNANALSRMLADIGFSLIAGERQAAAQVAKAPRLFVYRRNMDNWWPADA; from the coding sequence ATGACGGGCTATGAGACCCAGATTCACGAGTTGACCTTCGGTCAGCAGACCTACGTCATCCGCGCTTTAGCGGACAAGCAGCAATTCGCCGACCCCGACGATGCGGCCGCCGACGCCGGCATTTCTTCGGCGCAATGGAGTCTGTTCGGCCAGGTGTGGCCCGCAGGCCAATTGCTGGCCCAAGCGATGGCCACACGTCCGGTGGAAGGCAAGCGCATCCTCGAGCTCGGCTGCGGTCTGGGCCTGGCAAGCCTGGTATTGCGAAAACGCGGCGCCGACGTGGTGGCCAGCGATCATCACCCCCTGGCGGAGGTATTTCTGGCGTATAACGCCGCACTCAATTCGCTGGACTCGGTGCCGTATCGCCGGCTCGACTGGGACGCGGGTGCATCGAACATGGGCCAGTTCGACATGATCATCGCCAGCGACGTGCTCTACGAAACCCGCCACGCCACCATGCTGGCCAAGTTGATCCCGGGACTGGCCAAGCCATCATGTGAGATCGTGATCAGCGACCCTGGCCGCGGCAATGCCAACGCGCTTTCGCGCATGCTGGCGGATATCGGATTCTCGTTGATCGCCGGCGAGCGCCAGGCTGCGGCGCAGGTGGCCAAGGCGCCGCGCCTGTTCGTCTATCGCCGCAATATGGACAATTGGTGGCCGGCAGACGCGTGA
- a CDS encoding lipocalin family protein encodes MRLPHLLLSLLALLPLTAFAQQPVRAVTQLDISRYAGQWHEIAHLPVSFQKKCRSDITASYTLRDDGLIGVRNGCRTADGSLTQAEGVAKPVDGHPGQLQVRFAPEWLSWLPLVWADYWVIALDPDYQWAVVGEPDRKYLWILSRSPQMPRAQFEQLKAQATQMGYDLSPLIVAAPVL; translated from the coding sequence ATGCGCCTGCCCCACCTGCTGTTGTCGTTGCTCGCCCTGCTGCCACTGACGGCGTTTGCGCAGCAACCGGTGCGTGCGGTGACGCAACTGGACATCTCGCGCTATGCCGGGCAATGGCACGAAATCGCGCACCTGCCGGTCTCGTTCCAGAAGAAGTGCCGTAGCGACATCACTGCCAGCTACACCTTGCGCGACGATGGCCTGATCGGCGTGCGCAATGGCTGCCGCACTGCCGACGGCAGCCTGACCCAGGCCGAGGGCGTGGCGAAACCGGTCGACGGCCACCCCGGGCAGTTGCAGGTGCGCTTTGCGCCCGAATGGTTGAGTTGGTTGCCGCTGGTCTGGGCGGACTATTGGGTGATCGCACTCGACCCGGACTACCAATGGGCGGTGGTCGGCGAGCCGGATCGCAAGTACCTGTGGATCCTGTCGCGCTCGCCACAGATGCCGCGTGCGCAGTTCGAGCAGCTCAAGGCGCAGGCCACGCAGATGGGCTACGACCTGTCACCCCTGATCGTGGCAGCCCCGGTGCTTTGA
- a CDS encoding acyl-CoA dehydrogenase C-terminal domain-containing protein, translating into MSSYSAPLTDFRFALHDVLGAEALFARLGYGDASADIIDAVLEEAGRFTTQVLAPLNSVGDEIGCAFDKSTHAVTTPPGFRAAYDQFVAGGWNGLTAEPEFGGQGMPHTLGVPLSEMINSANLAWGNFPLLSHGASEALRQHGEAWQQEAFLKPLTDGRWTGTMCLTEPHCGTDLGLLKTRAESNADGSYAITGTKIFITAGEHDLTDNIVHLVLAKLPDAPAGAKGISLFVTPKFKVGRDGVVGERNALHCGSIEHKMGIKGSVTCVMNFEGAQGYLVGQPHKGLQAMFTMMNTARLSVGLQGIGLSERAYQNALRYTRERLQSRSLSGAKFPDKPADPIIVHPDVRRMLLTIKSLTEGSRLLALHAASLVDVSHRGVSEQERADAETLVSFLTPISKACQTEWSIENTYHALQCFGGHGYIREYGMEQLARDARITTIYEGTTGIQALDLIGRKTAASQAAGLKLFLADVETFANAQEGNAALAEFIKPLRDKCSEWAMLTRDVLDRAARNPDELGAASYDYLFYSGYVVLAYWWARSAAAADASAHSDDFKRAKRETARFYFARILPRTLTHAATIRSGAAPLMTLEAALFGDA; encoded by the coding sequence ATGAGCAGCTATAGCGCCCCACTGACCGACTTCCGTTTCGCCCTGCACGACGTGCTCGGCGCCGAAGCCCTCTTCGCCCGGCTCGGCTATGGCGACGCCAGTGCCGACATCATCGACGCCGTCCTCGAAGAAGCCGGCCGCTTCACCACCCAGGTGCTGGCGCCACTCAACAGCGTGGGCGATGAGATCGGCTGCGCGTTCGACAAGAGCACCCATGCCGTCACCACCCCGCCGGGGTTTCGTGCGGCGTACGACCAATTCGTGGCAGGCGGCTGGAACGGCCTGACGGCCGAGCCCGAGTTCGGTGGCCAGGGCATGCCGCACACCCTGGGCGTGCCGCTGAGCGAAATGATCAACTCGGCCAATCTGGCCTGGGGCAACTTCCCGCTGCTCTCGCACGGCGCCAGCGAAGCGCTGCGTCAGCACGGCGAGGCCTGGCAGCAGGAAGCGTTCCTCAAACCGCTGACCGATGGCCGCTGGACCGGCACCATGTGCCTGACCGAGCCGCATTGCGGCACCGACCTGGGCCTGCTCAAGACCCGCGCCGAGTCCAATGCCGACGGCAGCTACGCCATCACCGGCACCAAGATCTTCATCACCGCCGGCGAGCACGACCTCACCGACAACATCGTGCACTTGGTGCTGGCCAAACTGCCCGACGCCCCGGCCGGCGCCAAGGGCATCTCGCTGTTCGTCACCCCCAAGTTCAAGGTGGGCCGTGACGGCGTAGTGGGCGAGCGCAACGCGCTGCACTGCGGCTCGATCGAGCACAAGATGGGCATCAAGGGTTCGGTGACCTGCGTGATGAACTTCGAAGGCGCGCAGGGCTACCTGGTCGGCCAGCCGCACAAGGGCCTGCAGGCGATGTTTACGATGATGAATACCGCACGCCTGAGCGTGGGCCTGCAAGGCATCGGTCTGTCCGAGCGCGCCTATCAGAACGCCCTGCGCTATACCCGCGAACGCCTGCAGTCGCGTTCGCTCAGCGGCGCCAAATTCCCCGACAAACCGGCCGACCCGATCATCGTGCATCCGGACGTACGCCGCATGCTGCTGACCATCAAGTCGCTGACCGAAGGCAGCCGCCTGCTGGCGCTGCATGCGGCCAGCCTGGTCGATGTGTCGCACCGCGGCGTGAGCGAACAGGAACGCGCCGATGCCGAGACGCTGGTGAGCTTCCTCACCCCGATTTCCAAGGCCTGCCAGACCGAGTGGTCGATCGAGAACACCTATCACGCGCTGCAGTGTTTCGGCGGCCACGGCTACATCCGCGAATACGGGATGGAGCAGCTGGCCCGCGATGCGCGCATCACCACCATCTACGAAGGCACCACCGGCATCCAGGCGCTTGATTTGATCGGCCGCAAGACCGCCGCGAGCCAGGCCGCCGGGCTCAAGCTGTTCCTGGCCGATGTGGAAACCTTCGCCAATGCACAGGAAGGCAATGCCGCACTGGCCGAGTTCATCAAGCCCTTGCGCGACAAGTGCAGCGAGTGGGCCATGCTGACCCGCGATGTGCTGGATCGCGCCGCACGCAATCCGGACGAACTGGGCGCTGCCAGCTACGACTATCTGTTCTATTCCGGCTATGTGGTGCTGGCGTACTGGTGGGCACGCAGCGCCGCTGCGGCGGATGCATCCGCACACAGCGACGACTTCAAGCGCGCCAAGCGCGAAACCGCACGCTTCTATTTCGCGCGCATCCTGCCGCGCACATTGACCCATGCCGCCACCATCCGCAGCGGCGCCGCCCCACTGATGACACTGGAAGCGGCGTTGTTCGGCGACGCTTGA
- a CDS encoding S41 family peptidase — translation MLAATRWHAVQRYAHHRGGGQEGRTGGSKRTGRTHVGGVLCGDTGIDRSLRCRRSALRRHAHRLARQHGRIRLALTGRKPVKTYEMSASGTPGIVHLEALQDDASCGSVAAHKPLIALVDAGNRSAGELLATYLWASGATFMGEHTIGAGGGRDSQSQGGALGDSGYRALVSDNFYIFDPTDNLRAGEMDEATLVDRVATDVFLPKPKAPLRYPVRRRRA, via the coding sequence ATGCTCGCAGCCACGCGATGGCATGCGGTACAACGTTACGCTCACCACCGCGGCGGAGGCCAAGAAGGCCGCACCGGCGGAAGCAAACGAACCGGACGTACCCATGTTGGCGGGGTTTTGTGCGGTGACACGGGCATTGATCGATCGCTACGCTGCCGTCGCAGCGCGCTCCGACGTCATGCTCATCGACTTGCGCGGCAACATGGGCGGATTCGCCTGGCGCTCACCGGCCGCAAGCCAGTGAAAACGTACGAGATGAGCGCGTCGGGAACGCCGGGAATCGTGCATCTGGAAGCGCTGCAGGACGATGCCAGCTGCGGCAGCGTCGCTGCGCACAAGCCGCTCATCGCGCTGGTGGATGCAGGCAACCGATCGGCTGGCGAATTGCTGGCCACCTACCTGTGGGCCAGCGGCGCCACGTTCATGGGCGAGCACACCATCGGTGCCGGCGGTGGCCGGGATTCGCAAAGCCAGGGGGGTGCATTGGGCGATTCCGGATATCGCGCCCTTGTCAGCGACAATTTCTATATCTTCGATCCGACGGACAACCTGCGCGCTGGCGAGATGGACGAAGCGACGCTCGTTGACCGCGTAGCGACAGACGTTTTTTTACCCAAGCCGAAGGCACCCCTTCGCTACCCAGTCCGTCGGCGTCGTGCCTGA
- a CDS encoding hybrid sensor histidine kinase/response regulator — translation MNDTRHGELRAPHISESRSLPVEKHRSDIFFAAVETTRMPMTVTDPHLPDNPIVFANRAFLEMTGYSADEIIGNNCRFLQGPETDPASVQDVRESIEQRREFATEVLNYRKDGSSFWNALFVSPVFDDQGNLVYFFGSQLDVSRRRDAEDALRQAQKMEALGQLTGGIAHDFNNLLQVMSGHLEVIQMIASKAGGNAERIAFSAEHAATAAAKAATLTQQLLAFSRKQKLRGRVVNLNGLVSGMNNMAERALGGGISLRQSLEDRLWNCQIDTTQAEVALLNVLINARDAMAQSERKEVTVQTQNVEITSHDLAMHHQLAPGRYVSIAVSDTGSGMPPEVASRVMEPFFTTKDEGQGTGLGLSMVYGFVKQSGGTVRIYSEVGEGTTVRLYFPASTEFENDLQAVKSRAIDKGGNETILVVEDKQDVAVVAKMFLENAGYRILSAASGREAIELLEQHPDVDALFTDLIMPGGMNGVMLAREARRLLPKIKVLLTTGYADASIQRTDVGGAEFDVVNKPYTQKELLKRIRMLLDGPTGVG, via the coding sequence TTGAACGATACCCGTCACGGAGAGCTACGGGCGCCTCATATCAGCGAATCTCGCAGCCTGCCTGTGGAAAAGCATCGCTCGGATATCTTTTTTGCCGCCGTGGAAACCACGCGGATGCCGATGACGGTGACCGACCCGCATCTGCCGGATAACCCGATCGTGTTTGCCAACCGGGCGTTCCTGGAGATGACCGGGTATTCGGCCGACGAGATCATTGGCAACAACTGCCGGTTTCTGCAGGGCCCGGAGACCGATCCGGCCAGCGTGCAGGACGTGCGCGAGTCCATCGAACAACGCCGCGAATTCGCCACCGAAGTGCTGAATTACCGCAAGGACGGCTCGTCGTTCTGGAATGCATTGTTTGTCTCGCCGGTCTTCGACGACCAGGGCAATCTGGTGTATTTCTTCGGCTCGCAGTTGGACGTGAGCCGTCGCCGCGATGCGGAAGACGCCTTGCGCCAGGCGCAGAAGATGGAAGCACTGGGGCAGTTGACTGGCGGCATCGCGCACGATTTCAACAATCTGCTGCAGGTGATGTCCGGACATCTGGAAGTGATCCAGATGATTGCGTCCAAGGCTGGCGGCAACGCCGAGCGCATCGCTTTCAGCGCCGAACATGCCGCAACCGCGGCGGCCAAGGCGGCTACCTTGACCCAACAATTGCTGGCATTTTCGCGCAAGCAGAAACTACGGGGCCGGGTGGTCAATCTCAATGGCCTGGTGTCGGGCATGAACAACATGGCAGAGCGCGCACTGGGGGGAGGCATCAGCCTGCGGCAGTCGCTCGAAGACCGGCTGTGGAACTGCCAGATCGACACCACGCAGGCGGAAGTTGCGCTATTGAACGTGCTGATCAATGCGCGCGATGCGATGGCGCAGTCCGAGCGCAAGGAAGTGACCGTGCAGACCCAGAACGTGGAAATCACCAGCCACGATCTGGCCATGCACCACCAACTGGCGCCCGGCCGCTATGTGAGCATCGCCGTCAGCGACACCGGCTCGGGCATGCCGCCGGAGGTGGCCAGCCGCGTGATGGAACCATTCTTTACCACCAAGGACGAGGGGCAGGGCACGGGGTTGGGTCTGTCGATGGTGTACGGCTTTGTCAAACAGTCTGGCGGCACCGTGCGCATTTACAGCGAGGTGGGCGAAGGCACCACGGTGCGGCTGTATTTCCCCGCATCCACCGAGTTCGAGAACGATCTGCAGGCGGTCAAGAGCCGTGCCATCGACAAGGGCGGCAACGAGACCATCTTGGTGGTGGAAGATAAGCAAGACGTGGCAGTGGTGGCCAAGATGTTCCTGGAGAACGCCGGCTACCGCATTTTGTCCGCAGCGAGTGGACGCGAGGCCATCGAGTTGCTGGAGCAGCACCCGGATGTGGATGCGCTGTTCACCGACTTGATCATGCCCGGTGGCATGAACGGGGTGATGCTCGCACGCGAGGCGCGCCGCCTGCTGCCTAAGATCAAGGTGCTGCTCACCACCGGCTACGCCGATGCCAGCATCCAGCGCACCGACGTGGGTGGGGCGGAATTCGACGTGGTCAACAAGCCATACACGCAAAAGGAATTGCTCAAGCGCATCCGCATGCTGCTGGATGGGCCGACGGGCGTTGGCTGA